A single region of the Pontibacter kalidii genome encodes:
- a CDS encoding GNAT family N-acetyltransferase: MDFRKDILLQDSRVLLRPYKPSDTSGVRAIAFEEEIWRFMPGRISNEQELQAWAETVARGFANSTRYTFMIVDKATGQLAGSTSYGNISIPDSRLEIGWTWLSKDYRGSGLNRHCKFLLLQYAFQVLQMERVELKTDVLNQRSRRAMLKLGAIEEGVLRSHTQMHDGRRRDTIYYSILKAEWPGIRQRVFADLSATGTSV; the protein is encoded by the coding sequence ATGGACTTCCGCAAAGACATTCTGCTACAGGACAGCCGCGTGTTGCTACGCCCTTACAAGCCCTCTGATACTAGCGGCGTACGAGCCATTGCCTTCGAGGAGGAAATCTGGCGCTTTATGCCTGGCCGCATCAGCAATGAGCAGGAGCTGCAGGCATGGGCTGAGACCGTGGCGCGTGGCTTTGCCAACAGCACCCGCTATACGTTCATGATCGTGGATAAGGCTACCGGGCAACTAGCCGGCAGCACCAGCTATGGCAATATCTCCATACCTGATAGCCGCCTGGAGATTGGTTGGACCTGGCTCAGCAAGGACTACCGTGGCAGCGGTCTCAACCGGCACTGTAAGTTCTTGTTACTGCAGTACGCTTTCCAGGTGCTGCAGATGGAGCGGGTGGAGCTAAAGACCGACGTGCTGAACCAGCGCTCCCGCCGCGCTATGCTCAAACTGGGTGCCATCGAGGAGGGCGTGCTGCGCAGCCACACGCAGATGCACGACGGCCGCCGCCGCGACACCATCTATTACAGCATCCTGAAGGCGGAGTGGCCGGGTATCAGGCAGCGCGTGTTCGCCGACCTTTCCGCAACCGGTACTTCTGTTTAA
- a CDS encoding SDR family NAD(P)-dependent oxidoreductase, which produces MKMNTDTPISNSKPSLPMVGLVEWFRPGEHEHVKETLASLKELGVTELRTGVSWADYYTPGGKDWYDWLIPTLAKEVNLLPCFLYTPPSIGEKPRTSSPPKDRKAYADFLDVFISRHGQHFEWVELWNEPNNMVEYDFTQDYGWHKFAEMIGGAAYWCQQLGKKTLLGGMSPIDPNWLQTMYDHGVMQYIDAVGIHGFPYVFDQMWDGWEENIKAVRGVMTRNNCKAELWITEAGFSTWQHDEYKQLQEFLEVLKADAARVYWYAVKDLDANLPTVGGFHLDDREYYFGLKRADGTSKLLYRLWARHGLEKLHELEYVKRTIDDNTEPYTLITGGAGFVGTNLAKRLLEQGKRVLVFDSLSREGVEKNLQWLHDTYGDKLEVYVGDIRDMQAVRKVVKRAEQVFHFAAQVAVTTSLDLPINDFEINARGIINVLEAIREQDNPPPLVFTSTNKVYGGLEDMEFISNGSRYYPADTNVKKHGISEKRHLDFHSPYGCSKGAADQYVIDYARTYNLPMTVFRMSCIYGPHQYGNEDQGWVAHFAIKAIEGEPVNIYGDGKQVRDILFVEDLVDAFLLAQEHMPRISGQAFNIGGGPSNTVSLLELLKTISKYRGKEIQLKFGDWRPGDQHYYVSDTRKFQEATGWYPKHNVQEGVAKLYQWLCENRGYEVPMTLSTVLEKEEEPVKKAAVA; this is translated from the coding sequence ATGAAGATGAATACAGATACACCAATAAGCAACAGCAAACCAAGTTTACCGATGGTGGGGCTGGTAGAGTGGTTCAGGCCCGGTGAACATGAGCATGTAAAGGAAACTTTGGCGAGTTTAAAGGAGCTGGGCGTAACGGAGCTGCGCACCGGCGTATCCTGGGCCGATTACTATACCCCCGGCGGGAAAGACTGGTACGACTGGTTGATTCCTACCCTTGCCAAGGAGGTAAACCTGCTTCCTTGCTTTTTGTATACTCCGCCTAGTATAGGCGAGAAACCGCGCACCTCCTCCCCCCCAAAAGATAGAAAGGCCTATGCCGATTTTCTGGATGTGTTCATCTCCAGGCACGGCCAGCACTTTGAGTGGGTGGAACTCTGGAATGAGCCGAACAACATGGTGGAGTATGACTTTACGCAGGACTACGGCTGGCATAAGTTCGCTGAGATGATTGGCGGAGCGGCTTACTGGTGCCAGCAGCTGGGTAAGAAAACCCTGCTGGGTGGCATGAGCCCGATAGACCCGAACTGGCTGCAGACCATGTACGACCATGGCGTAATGCAGTACATCGATGCCGTGGGCATTCACGGCTTCCCTTACGTGTTCGACCAGATGTGGGACGGCTGGGAAGAAAACATAAAGGCCGTGCGTGGGGTGATGACGCGCAACAACTGCAAGGCCGAGCTCTGGATAACGGAGGCCGGCTTCTCTACCTGGCAGCACGATGAGTACAAGCAGTTGCAGGAGTTTCTGGAGGTGCTGAAGGCCGATGCCGCCCGCGTGTACTGGTACGCCGTGAAGGACCTGGATGCCAACCTGCCTACTGTCGGGGGCTTCCACCTGGATGATCGTGAATATTATTTTGGTCTGAAACGTGCCGATGGCACAAGCAAATTGCTGTACAGGCTATGGGCCCGCCACGGCCTGGAAAAACTGCACGAACTGGAGTACGTGAAGCGCACCATAGACGATAATACAGAGCCTTATACCTTGATAACCGGCGGAGCCGGCTTCGTGGGCACCAACCTGGCCAAGCGCCTGCTCGAGCAGGGCAAGCGCGTGCTGGTGTTCGATAGCCTGAGCCGGGAAGGCGTGGAGAAAAACCTGCAGTGGCTGCACGACACCTATGGTGATAAACTGGAAGTATACGTAGGTGACATCCGCGACATGCAGGCCGTGCGCAAAGTGGTGAAGCGTGCCGAGCAGGTGTTTCACTTTGCCGCCCAGGTAGCCGTGACCACCTCGCTGGACCTGCCGATCAATGATTTTGAGATCAACGCGCGCGGCATCATTAATGTGCTGGAGGCGATACGGGAGCAGGACAACCCGCCCCCGCTGGTGTTCACCTCCACCAACAAAGTATATGGCGGCCTGGAGGATATGGAGTTTATCTCCAACGGTTCCCGCTATTACCCTGCCGATACGAACGTGAAGAAGCATGGCATCTCCGAGAAGCGCCACCTTGATTTCCACAGTCCGTACGGTTGCTCCAAAGGCGCTGCCGACCAGTACGTGATCGACTATGCCCGTACCTATAACCTGCCGATGACGGTGTTCCGCATGAGTTGCATCTACGGTCCGCACCAGTACGGCAACGAGGACCAGGGCTGGGTGGCGCACTTTGCCATCAAGGCGATTGAGGGCGAGCCGGTAAACATCTACGGCGACGGCAAGCAGGTGCGCGATATCCTGTTCGTGGAGGACCTGGTGGATGCCTTCCTGCTGGCACAGGAGCATATGCCCCGGATAAGCGGGCAGGCCTTTAACATCGGCGGCGGTCCTTCAAACACGGTTAGCCTGCTGGAGTTGCTCAAAACCATCAGCAAGTACCGTGGCAAAGAGATCCAGCTCAAGTTCGGCGACTGGCGCCCCGGCGATCAGCATTACTATGTGTCCGACACGCGTAAGTTTCAGGAAGCCACCGGCTGGTATCCGAAGCACAATGTGCAGGAGGGCGTGGCCAAACTATACCAGTGGCTGTGCGAGAACCGTGGTTATGAGGTGCCGATGACACTCTCCACCGTTTTAGAGAAAGAGGAAGAACCTGTTAAAAAAGCTGCAGTAGCTTAA
- a CDS encoding SDR family oxidoreductase, producing MQHLKGKKAVISGGGSGIGRAIAELLSEDGVATAIADLHLPPSLPSGMLPVTCDVADPTAIDSLFSEVQQQLGAPDILVCSAGQGVHEKLIEGDPEKWQQVINTNLMGTLRMIRAFVPGMQERGAGDVVIVSSVSAGQAYPYGGVYAATKTALAVVAETLRQEVLPGIRVTVIAPGVTDTAFFENTLSGSQTVESIGYGAITPGQVADAVLYALRQPPGVSINNITLRPTAQAF from the coding sequence GTGCAGCACTTGAAAGGCAAAAAGGCGGTGATAAGTGGAGGAGGTTCCGGCATTGGAAGAGCCATTGCAGAGCTGCTTTCTGAAGATGGAGTTGCCACCGCCATAGCCGACCTGCACCTGCCACCTAGCCTTCCTTCTGGTATGCTTCCGGTTACATGCGATGTTGCCGACCCCACTGCCATAGACAGCCTTTTTTCAGAGGTGCAGCAGCAGCTGGGTGCGCCAGACATACTCGTGTGCAGTGCAGGCCAGGGGGTGCATGAGAAGCTTATCGAGGGGGACCCGGAAAAGTGGCAGCAGGTGATAAACACCAACCTAATGGGCACGCTGCGGATGATCCGCGCCTTTGTGCCGGGTATGCAGGAGAGGGGAGCAGGCGATGTGGTGATTGTATCATCGGTTTCGGCAGGGCAGGCATATCCTTACGGGGGAGTGTACGCTGCCACTAAGACCGCGCTGGCTGTAGTTGCTGAAACCCTGCGCCAGGAGGTACTGCCCGGTATTCGTGTCACGGTTATAGCCCCAGGCGTAACCGATACAGCCTTCTTTGAAAATACCCTGTCCGGAAGCCAGACAGTAGAGAGCATAGGCTATGGAGCTATCACACCAGGGCAGGTTGCCGATGCCGTACTTTATGCCCTGCGGCAGCCGCCCGGGGTGTCCATCAACAACATCACCCTTAGGCCTACGGCACAGGCTTTTTAG
- a CDS encoding ABC transporter ATP-binding protein: MDEWRRFLPRVADLIMPLKARIGIIVLLAIVAAGIGVIEPLILKYFFDEIIATTNSPTEVIAFTAIALLVLSVMREQVNGVHNWLVWKVRLKLQTNLQAAAIAKLYSLPLSYHQREGVGATMTKFERAINGFVAAFSEIAFFTLPTLVYLFASMYVMFQLDWKLSLIVLFFVPVPVLIGMWASKEQIHREKFLIESWTKIYGRLHETFSCLLTVKSLAMEKVEANNFLSRISSTNEYVLKGVNTDTKVEAFKNISITVARVAAIFYGGYSIARGDMTLGTLIAFLGYIGNLFVPVQGVTGVYQTFRKASVSLDILNKIMEVEDPVADGKVAFELHNMKGEVTFEKVSFSYPGNKRVFSNIDLQVNAGETIAIVGPSGGGKSTLMSLILRLHNPTDGVVKIDGCDIRLLRQQSLREQIGIVLQESLLFNDTVGNNIAYGTRHAEQESIEAAAKLANAHEFILELPLKYDTVIGEKGSNLSGGQKQRIAIARNPAILILDEATSALDSETEALVQQAFRRLVKGRTTFVVSHRMANIVDADRIVILKDGSISKIITAKEDIERNQVYAHT; this comes from the coding sequence ATGGATGAGTGGAGAAGATTTCTACCCAGAGTCGCAGATTTAATCATGCCGCTTAAGGCAAGAATAGGAATTATAGTGCTTTTGGCTATAGTAGCAGCTGGCATAGGGGTTATAGAGCCTTTAATACTCAAATATTTCTTTGATGAAATAATTGCAACAACAAACAGTCCCACTGAAGTAATTGCTTTCACGGCTATTGCCCTTCTGGTACTGTCCGTAATGCGGGAGCAGGTTAACGGAGTTCACAACTGGCTTGTCTGGAAAGTGAGGCTGAAACTACAGACAAATCTTCAGGCAGCAGCAATCGCAAAACTTTACTCTCTTCCCTTGTCCTACCATCAGCGAGAAGGTGTAGGCGCCACCATGACAAAATTCGAGAGGGCTATAAATGGGTTCGTGGCCGCCTTCAGTGAAATTGCCTTTTTCACACTTCCCACCCTGGTTTATTTATTCGCCTCTATGTACGTGATGTTCCAGCTAGACTGGAAGTTATCCTTAATCGTGCTGTTTTTTGTACCGGTTCCGGTGTTGATTGGCATGTGGGCTTCAAAGGAGCAAATACACAGGGAAAAATTCCTGATAGAATCGTGGACTAAAATCTATGGCCGCCTCCACGAGACGTTTTCCTGCCTGCTAACCGTTAAGAGCCTGGCAATGGAAAAGGTGGAGGCAAATAATTTCCTTTCCAGGATTTCCAGTACAAATGAGTACGTTCTCAAAGGTGTTAACACAGACACTAAAGTAGAAGCCTTCAAAAACATATCGATTACAGTGGCTCGGGTAGCCGCCATTTTCTACGGCGGCTACTCCATTGCCAGGGGGGACATGACGCTGGGAACATTAATTGCTTTCTTAGGCTACATCGGAAACTTATTCGTGCCGGTGCAGGGAGTTACCGGTGTATACCAGACGTTCAGAAAGGCCTCCGTATCCTTGGATATACTAAACAAGATTATGGAGGTAGAGGATCCGGTAGCTGATGGTAAAGTCGCCTTTGAACTTCACAACATGAAGGGGGAGGTGACTTTTGAAAAGGTTAGCTTTAGCTACCCTGGCAATAAACGGGTGTTCTCTAATATAGACCTACAAGTAAATGCAGGAGAAACGATTGCCATAGTAGGACCGAGTGGGGGAGGTAAAAGCACACTTATGTCTTTAATTCTGCGACTTCACAACCCCACAGATGGGGTAGTTAAAATTGATGGATGCGATATCCGCTTGCTAAGGCAGCAGTCACTACGGGAGCAAATAGGGATTGTACTGCAGGAGTCGTTGCTTTTCAATGATACCGTCGGTAATAATATCGCTTACGGTACACGGCATGCGGAGCAGGAAAGTATAGAAGCCGCAGCTAAACTTGCCAATGCCCACGAGTTCATTTTGGAGCTGCCTTTAAAGTATGATACTGTAATTGGCGAAAAGGGAAGTAACTTATCGGGAGGACAGAAACAGCGGATTGCAATAGCAAGAAACCCGGCGATTTTGATACTTGATGAAGCTACGTCGGCCCTTGACTCGGAGACTGAAGCATTGGTGCAGCAGGCTTTCAGGCGGTTGGTAAAAGGCAGAACAACCTTTGTGGTGTCTCATAGAATGGCCAACATTGTTGATGCAGATAGAATAGTTATACTTAAAGATGGAAGCATCTCCAAAATCATTACGGCTAAAGAAGACATTGAGAGGAACCAGGTTTACGCCCATACCTGA
- a CDS encoding NAD-dependent epimerase/dehydratase family protein codes for MKNRVLITGGAGFIGSHLADELLQQGYTVRALDNLSEQVHGKDCQRPEYLHEEVELLVGDVRNPEDVARALEGVDYVFHFAAMVGVGQSMYELREYTDVNNIGTTVLLEALIKNPVKKLVVASSMSIYGEGLYKAPAGELTTVQERPLEQLKAADWELYNEQGEQLQPVPTPESKTPSLSSVYALSKYDQERLCLMVGRAYNIPTVAMRFFNVYGTRQALSNPYTGVLAIFASRLLNNNSPMIFEDGYQQRDFVHVRDVALACRLAMEKEEATGKVFNVGSGNNYTIREIGERLAAVMGKPELKPEITGKYRVGDIRHCYADISLAREVLGFYPQVEFNAGLEELANWLEGQIAYDRVSEASAELAARGLTV; via the coding sequence ATGAAGAACAGAGTATTAATAACCGGAGGAGCCGGGTTTATTGGGTCTCACCTGGCAGACGAACTGCTGCAGCAAGGCTATACCGTTAGAGCACTGGATAATCTGAGTGAGCAGGTACACGGCAAAGACTGCCAGCGACCGGAATATTTGCACGAGGAGGTGGAGTTGCTGGTAGGGGATGTGCGTAACCCGGAGGATGTAGCCCGTGCCCTGGAGGGGGTGGACTACGTGTTCCACTTCGCGGCCATGGTGGGTGTGGGGCAGAGCATGTACGAGCTGCGCGAGTATACGGACGTAAACAATATCGGAACCACTGTATTGCTGGAGGCGCTGATCAAGAACCCGGTAAAGAAACTGGTGGTGGCCAGCAGCATGAGCATTTACGGCGAAGGCCTGTACAAAGCCCCTGCCGGTGAGTTGACCACCGTGCAGGAGCGCCCGCTGGAGCAGCTGAAGGCCGCTGATTGGGAACTGTACAACGAGCAGGGAGAACAGCTGCAGCCGGTGCCAACGCCTGAGTCCAAAACCCCGTCGCTCTCCTCGGTGTACGCGCTTAGCAAGTATGACCAGGAGCGCCTTTGCCTGATGGTGGGTCGCGCCTACAATATCCCGACCGTGGCGATGCGCTTCTTTAACGTGTACGGCACGCGCCAGGCGCTTTCCAACCCCTATACCGGGGTGCTGGCCATCTTCGCCTCGCGCCTTCTGAACAACAATTCCCCGATGATTTTCGAAGACGGGTACCAACAGCGTGATTTTGTGCACGTGCGTGATGTGGCACTGGCCTGCCGTCTGGCCATGGAGAAGGAAGAGGCAACTGGCAAGGTGTTTAACGTAGGCAGTGGCAATAACTACACCATCCGCGAGATTGGCGAGCGACTGGCCGCCGTAATGGGTAAACCCGAGCTGAAGCCAGAGATCACGGGTAAGTATAGGGTGGGGGACATCCGCCACTGCTACGCTGATATCTCGCTGGCCAGGGAGGTGCTGGGCTTTTATCCGCAAGTAGAGTTTAATGCCGGGCTGGAGGAGCTGGCCAACTGGCTGGAAGGGCAGATCGCCTATGATCGTGTAAGTGAGGCAAGCGCCGAGTTGGCCGCCCGTGGGTTAACCGTTTAA
- a CDS encoding SusC/RagA family TonB-linked outer membrane protein: protein MKKHVLLTLLMLLMLLPVAWAQTQVVSGRVTSAADRAALPGVTVLEKGTSNGVTTGSDGEYNLTVQPNATLVFRFIGMAPQEVPVAGRATVNVQLSPDQQQLSEVVVVGYGTQLKQELTGNIAQISGEEIANIPTPSLETALQGRAAGVYINQGSGKLGQGINIRIRGAASVSASNQPLYVVDGIPVTSSDLGTSNSEPLNPIADINPNDIASIEILKDASAAAIYGSRASNGVVIITTKRGQAGKTNVTFNYYTGFSRPTKIREFLNAEEYIELFSEAIENVGGDPASVFARNGLDINSPYDQNWGEEPFRTGSVSQYEIALSGGNEKTRFYINGNYNTTDGILVGNEFDRASGRFNVDHSISDRVRIGTNVSLIRTLNQRVSDDNAFSNVIQLNALPPIQPKIDPETGELNRKTLYYNNLIDQRDGFNDALTYRTISTAFLEVDVLQNLRFRTEHGIDFLNLQEELYLGRQTQDGGPSGYGYNSQLTSTNYNTNNTFTYNGVFGGEHKLEALLGFSYQRANTSAASVEARGFPSDRFQKIASAARITSGSSSETGYVFASYYTRANYVFRDRYLFSGSVRVDGSSRFGSGNRFGAFPAASAGWILTQEPFLSGSNLFSFLKLRASYGLTGNAEISNFAPLALYSAAAYEELAGLVPASLPSEDLRWEKTKQLDVGLDFGLFNDRITGEVDYYIKNTEDLLLNLPIPGYNGYTIITKNIGKLENKGFEFVLNTQNLVGEFLWSSNFNIAFNRNKVTDLGGNTIFGNSRGLGQIREGEPMGVFWGPKYAGVDPQTGDALYYVQAGSDETTSNYSLAEEQRVGNPNPDFTGGLTNNFSYKGFDLNVLLQFVSGNDIFNMAGFFQSVNGDYFDNQTKDQLNRWQQPGDVTDVPQARYLASNGGGRSSRWVQDGSFLRINNVNLGYRLPATLTDRVGLQSARIYVQATNLATFTDYDGYDPEVNTTYFGRSNVNLGHDFYTPPLAKTFTIGVNIGL, encoded by the coding sequence ATGAAGAAACATGTACTACTTACCCTTCTGATGCTCTTGATGCTTCTCCCGGTGGCATGGGCTCAGACCCAGGTCGTGTCCGGCAGGGTTACCTCCGCCGCCGACCGCGCTGCCCTTCCGGGTGTAACCGTGCTGGAGAAAGGCACCTCGAATGGCGTCACGACGGGGAGTGACGGCGAATACAACCTCACCGTTCAGCCAAACGCCACGCTCGTGTTCCGGTTCATCGGCATGGCCCCACAGGAAGTGCCCGTTGCCGGGAGAGCTACTGTGAACGTGCAGCTCAGCCCCGATCAGCAGCAGCTGAGCGAGGTAGTGGTGGTTGGCTACGGTACCCAGCTGAAGCAGGAGCTGACCGGCAACATCGCGCAGATATCCGGCGAGGAGATCGCCAACATTCCCACGCCTTCGCTGGAGACGGCTTTGCAGGGCCGGGCCGCCGGCGTATATATTAACCAGGGCAGCGGCAAGCTGGGGCAGGGCATCAACATCCGCATCCGCGGGGCCGCCTCGGTTTCGGCCAGCAATCAGCCGCTCTATGTGGTGGATGGCATACCCGTTACCTCATCCGACTTAGGAACGTCCAACTCCGAGCCACTCAACCCCATCGCTGACATTAACCCGAACGATATTGCCTCCATCGAGATTCTGAAGGATGCCTCGGCCGCCGCCATCTATGGCTCCAGGGCTTCGAACGGCGTGGTGATCATCACCACCAAGCGCGGACAGGCCGGCAAGACGAACGTTACCTTCAACTACTACACCGGCTTCAGCCGCCCCACCAAGATCCGGGAGTTCCTCAATGCCGAGGAGTACATCGAGCTCTTCTCCGAGGCCATCGAGAACGTAGGCGGCGACCCTGCCAGTGTCTTCGCCAGAAACGGCCTCGACATCAATTCCCCGTACGACCAGAACTGGGGCGAAGAACCGTTCAGAACTGGCAGCGTATCGCAGTATGAGATCGCCCTGAGCGGCGGCAACGAGAAGACGCGCTTCTACATCAACGGTAACTATAACACCACCGACGGTATCCTGGTGGGCAACGAGTTCGACAGGGCCTCCGGCCGCTTCAACGTGGACCACAGCATCAGCGACCGCGTCAGGATCGGGACCAACGTTTCGCTGATCCGCACCCTGAACCAGCGCGTATCCGACGACAATGCCTTCTCGAATGTCATCCAGCTGAACGCCCTGCCTCCTATTCAGCCCAAGATCGATCCGGAAACCGGGGAGCTTAACCGCAAGACGCTCTACTACAACAACCTGATCGACCAGCGCGACGGCTTTAACGACGCCCTGACCTACCGCACGATCAGTACCGCGTTCCTGGAAGTGGACGTACTGCAGAACCTGCGCTTCAGAACCGAGCATGGCATCGATTTCCTCAACCTGCAGGAAGAGCTCTACCTGGGCAGGCAAACGCAGGACGGGGGGCCCTCCGGCTACGGGTACAACTCGCAGCTGACCTCCACCAACTACAACACCAACAACACGTTCACCTACAACGGCGTTTTCGGGGGTGAGCACAAGCTGGAGGCCCTGCTCGGTTTCAGTTACCAGCGGGCGAACACGAGCGCTGCCTCGGTCGAGGCCCGCGGCTTCCCGAGCGACAGGTTCCAGAAAATTGCCAGCGCCGCCCGCATTACGAGCGGCTCCTCCTCCGAGACGGGCTATGTGTTCGCCTCTTATTACACCCGTGCCAACTACGTATTCCGCGACAGGTACCTGTTCAGCGGCAGCGTGCGCGTGGATGGCTCCTCCCGGTTCGGGTCAGGCAACCGCTTCGGAGCATTCCCGGCGGCCTCTGCCGGCTGGATCCTGACGCAGGAGCCCTTCCTGAGCGGGTCCAACCTGTTCAGCTTCCTGAAGTTGAGGGCTAGCTATGGCTTAACGGGTAACGCCGAGATCAGCAATTTTGCCCCCTTAGCCCTTTATAGTGCCGCTGCCTACGAAGAATTGGCCGGCCTGGTACCCGCCAGCCTGCCGAGCGAGGACCTGCGCTGGGAAAAGACCAAGCAGCTGGATGTAGGCCTCGACTTCGGGTTGTTTAACGACAGGATTACGGGGGAGGTGGACTACTACATCAAGAATACCGAAGACCTCCTGCTCAACCTGCCCATCCCGGGCTACAACGGCTATACCATCATCACCAAGAACATCGGTAAGCTGGAAAACAAGGGATTTGAGTTTGTGCTGAACACGCAGAACCTGGTGGGCGAGTTCCTGTGGAGTTCCAACTTTAACATTGCCTTCAACCGAAACAAGGTGACTGACCTAGGCGGCAACACGATTTTCGGCAACTCCAGAGGGCTTGGTCAGATACGCGAAGGCGAGCCGATGGGGGTATTTTGGGGGCCGAAGTATGCCGGCGTGGATCCGCAGACCGGGGATGCGCTGTACTATGTGCAGGCCGGCAGCGATGAGACCACCAGCAACTATAGCCTGGCCGAGGAGCAGCGGGTAGGCAACCCGAACCCCGACTTTACCGGGGGCCTTACCAACAACTTCTCCTACAAGGGCTTCGACCTGAACGTGCTCCTGCAATTCGTGTCCGGAAACGACATCTTCAACATGGCCGGGTTCTTCCAGTCGGTAAACGGCGACTACTTCGATAACCAGACCAAGGACCAGCTGAACCGGTGGCAGCAGCCGGGTGATGTGACCGATGTGCCGCAGGCCCGCTACCTGGCGAGCAACGGCGGGGGAAGGTCCTCCCGCTGGGTGCAGGATGGCTCCTTCCTGAGGATCAACAATGTGAACCTGGGCTACCGGCTTCCGGCTACCCTCACCGACAGAGTTGGCCTGCAGTCGGCCAGAATCTACGTGCAGGCAACCAACCTGGCCACTTTTACCGACTACGACGGTTACGACCCGGAGGTGAACACCACCTACTTCGGCCGTAGCAACGTGAACCTTGGCCACGACTTCTACACCCCTCCGCTTGCCAAAACCTTCACGATTGGTGTAAACATTGGTCTGTAA
- a CDS encoding phosphoglycerate mutase family protein, whose translation MNTAPNRIFLIRHAKPRVKRSGFFDVEAARKYIADYDAAQVEEFVLQHEAIPYKQVKKVYCSTLVRSQLTARAIFGEEVELRIDATFREFERRIFSLPFLRLPIKLWLLSARVLWFLGFNSRDIETFRQARARARRAAELLDQDARQNHTTVLVAHGLLNNFILRELKRLGWQASINGGNSFLAVHMLSKYK comes from the coding sequence TTGAACACTGCTCCAAACCGCATTTTCCTGATTCGCCACGCCAAGCCCCGGGTGAAGCGCAGTGGCTTTTTTGATGTGGAGGCCGCCCGAAAGTACATCGCTGACTACGATGCGGCCCAGGTGGAGGAGTTCGTGCTGCAGCATGAAGCCATTCCCTATAAGCAAGTAAAGAAAGTATACTGCAGCACGCTGGTGCGCTCGCAACTAACCGCGCGTGCCATTTTCGGGGAGGAGGTAGAACTCAGGATTGACGCCACCTTCCGGGAGTTTGAACGGCGCATCTTTTCTCTTCCCTTCCTGCGCCTGCCCATAAAATTGTGGCTCCTGAGTGCCCGTGTGCTGTGGTTCCTGGGCTTCAACAGCCGCGACATCGAGACGTTCCGGCAGGCCCGCGCCCGCGCCCGGAGAGCCGCCGAGCTTCTGGACCAAGACGCCCGCCAGAACCACACCACCGTGCTGGTGGCGCATGGCTTGCTCAATAACTTTATACTCCGGGAGCTGAAGCGTCTGGGCTGGCAGGCAAGTATAAACGGGGGGAACAGCTTCCTGGCGGTGCATATGCTTTCGAAGTATAAATAA